In Sphingomonas sp. SUN019, one genomic interval encodes:
- the trpB gene encoding tryptophan synthase subunit beta, producing MNAPNSFRTQPDERGHFGDYGGRYVAETLMPLILELEAEYKRVKADPAFQAEFDDLLEHYVGRPSPLYYAPRMTEALREGAPEGMGAQVWFKRDELNHTGAHKINNCVGQILLAIRMGKTRIIAETGAGQHGVATATVCARFGLPCVIYMGAKDVERQAPNVFRMKLLGAEVRSVTSGANTLKDAMNEALRDWVANVHDTFYIIGTAAGPHPYPELVRDFQSVIGREARAQMLARTGKLPDLLVAAIGGGSNAIGLFHPFLDDADVAMLGVEAAGEGLGRKHAASLAGGFPGVLHGNKTYLLQDDDGQIAEAHSISAGLDYPGIGPEHSWLKDIGRVQYESATDQEALDAFQLLCRTEGIIPALEPSHAIAAVARKAREMREDQIILANLCGRGDKDIFTVADALGVAI from the coding sequence ATGAACGCCCCCAATTCTTTCCGCACGCAACCCGACGAACGCGGGCATTTCGGCGATTACGGCGGCCGCTACGTTGCCGAGACGCTGATGCCGCTCATCCTCGAACTGGAGGCGGAGTATAAGCGGGTGAAGGCAGACCCGGCGTTCCAGGCCGAATTTGACGATCTGCTCGAACATTATGTCGGCCGCCCCAGCCCGCTCTACTACGCGCCGAGGATGACCGAAGCACTGCGCGAGGGCGCACCGGAGGGCATGGGCGCTCAGGTCTGGTTCAAGCGCGACGAGCTGAACCACACGGGCGCACACAAGATCAACAATTGCGTCGGGCAGATCCTGCTCGCGATCCGCATGGGCAAGACGCGGATCATCGCGGAGACCGGCGCGGGCCAGCACGGCGTCGCGACCGCCACGGTCTGCGCGCGCTTCGGGCTGCCATGCGTCATCTACATGGGCGCGAAGGACGTCGAGCGACAGGCGCCGAATGTCTTTCGGATGAAGCTGTTGGGGGCCGAAGTTCGCAGCGTGACCTCGGGAGCGAACACGCTGAAGGATGCGATGAACGAGGCGTTGCGCGATTGGGTCGCGAACGTGCACGACACCTTCTACATCATCGGCACGGCGGCGGGGCCGCATCCGTACCCCGAACTCGTCCGCGATTTCCAGAGCGTGATCGGGCGCGAGGCGCGGGCGCAGATGCTGGCCCGCACCGGCAAGCTGCCCGACCTGCTGGTCGCGGCGATCGGTGGCGGATCGAATGCGATCGGGCTGTTCCATCCCTTTCTCGACGATGCGGACGTGGCGATGCTGGGGGTCGAGGCAGCGGGCGAAGGGCTCGGCCGGAAACACGCCGCGAGCCTTGCGGGCGGCTTTCCTGGCGTGCTGCACGGCAACAAGACCTATCTGCTGCAGGACGACGACGGCCAGATCGCCGAAGCGCATTCGATCTCCGCAGGGCTGGATTATCCGGGCATCGGGCCGGAGCATTCGTGGCTGAAGGACATCGGGCGCGTGCAATACGAAAGCGCGACCGACCAAGAGGCGCTCGACGCGTTCCAGTTGCTGTGCCGCACCGAGGGCATCATCCCCGCGCTGGAACCCTCGCACGCCATCGCAGCTGTGGCACGCAAGGCACGAGAGATGCGCGAAGATCAGATCATTCTGGCGAATCTGTGCGGGCGTGGGGACAAGGACATCTTCACCGTCGCCGATGCGCTCGGGGTGGCAATATGA
- the trpA gene encoding tryptophan synthase subunit alpha has protein sequence MTRLAAAFAQNRPALIAFVTAGDPTPAATPAILDALVAGGADVIELGMPFTDPMADGPAIQAANLRSLAAGTTTADILSIAKGFRERHPDVPIVLMGYANPMLRRGPDWFAAAAADAGVDGVICVDIPPEEDDALGPALRAAGIAPIRLATPTTDAARLPQVLNGAGGFLYYVSVAGITGLQRAQQASIDAAVARLKAATDLPVAVGFGIRTPEQAAAIARVADGVVVGSAIVEIVGRDGVDAPAAVRAYIETLSAAVRGATRIPA, from the coding sequence ATGACCCGCCTCGCCGCCGCCTTCGCGCAAAACCGCCCTGCCCTCATCGCCTTCGTCACCGCGGGCGATCCGACCCCCGCCGCGACACCCGCGATCCTCGACGCGTTGGTCGCGGGCGGGGCGGACGTGATCGAACTGGGGATGCCGTTCACCGATCCGATGGCTGACGGCCCCGCGATCCAGGCGGCGAATCTGCGCAGCCTCGCCGCAGGCACGACGACCGCCGACATCTTGTCGATCGCCAAGGGTTTTCGCGAACGCCATCCGGACGTTCCGATCGTCCTGATGGGCTACGCCAACCCGATGCTCCGTCGCGGCCCCGACTGGTTCGCCGCCGCCGCTGCAGACGCTGGCGTCGATGGCGTGATCTGCGTCGACATTCCGCCCGAGGAGGACGACGCGCTCGGCCCTGCGCTGCGCGCAGCCGGAATCGCACCGATCCGGCTCGCGACCCCAACCACCGACGCCGCGCGCCTGCCGCAGGTGCTGAACGGCGCGGGCGGGTTCCTCTATTACGTCTCGGTCGCTGGCATCACCGGCCTGCAACGGGCGCAGCAGGCGTCGATCGACGCAGCGGTCGCACGACTGAAGGCGGCGACCGACCTGCCCGTCGCGGTCGGTTTCGGCATCCGCACCCCCGAACAGGCCGCGGCGATCGCGCGCGTCGCGGACGGCGTGGTCGTCGGGTCGGCGATCGTCGAGATCGTCGGGCGCGACGGCGTGGATGCGCCCGCCGCGGTCCGCGCCTATATCGAAACCCTCTCCGCCGCCGTCCGCGGCGCTACACGGATCCCCGCATGA
- the accD gene encoding acetyl-CoA carboxylase, carboxyltransferase subunit beta: MSWLTNVRNALSFVVPVKKDTPDNLWHKCKGCGQMIFTKELEENLYVCPQCDHHDRIGPQARFEYLLDDGSTDVLTPPRAPEDPLKFRDSKRYIDRLKAARTDTGEQDAFVNARGTIDGHKVVIGVQDFAFMGGSMGQAVGEAFIQGVEAAIADKAPYIVFTASGGARMQEGILSLMQMPRSTVAIQMLHDAGLPYIVVLTDPTSGGVMAAYAMLGDIHIAEPRATLAFTGRRVIESTIREKLPDDFQTSEYYLDHGMIDMIVHRKELRDRLATVIGYLCGARKAA, from the coding sequence ATGAGCTGGCTCACAAACGTCCGCAACGCGCTTTCCTTCGTCGTTCCGGTCAAGAAGGACACGCCCGACAACCTCTGGCACAAGTGCAAGGGGTGCGGACAGATGATCTTCACCAAGGAGCTGGAGGAGAACCTCTACGTCTGCCCGCAATGCGATCACCATGACCGCATCGGGCCGCAGGCGCGGTTCGAATATCTTCTCGACGACGGCAGCACCGACGTCCTGACGCCCCCACGCGCGCCCGAAGACCCGCTGAAATTCCGCGATTCGAAACGTTATATCGATCGCCTGAAGGCGGCGCGCACCGACACCGGCGAACAGGATGCGTTCGTCAATGCGCGCGGCACGATCGACGGGCACAAGGTTGTGATCGGCGTGCAGGACTTCGCCTTCATGGGCGGATCGATGGGCCAGGCGGTGGGCGAAGCGTTCATTCAGGGCGTCGAGGCCGCGATCGCGGACAAGGCGCCGTATATCGTCTTCACCGCCAGTGGTGGGGCGCGGATGCAGGAGGGCATCCTCAGCCTGATGCAAATGCCGCGCAGCACCGTGGCGATCCAGATGCTGCACGATGCGGGCCTGCCCTATATCGTCGTGCTGACCGATCCGACGAGCGGCGGCGTCATGGCGGCGTATGCGATGCTGGGCGACATCCACATCGCCGAACCGCGCGCGACGCTGGCGTTCACCGGGCGTCGCGTGATCGAGAGCACGATCCGCGAGAAACTGCCCGACGATTTCCAGACGAGCGAATATTACCTCGACCACGGAATGATCGACATGATCGTCCACCGCAAGGAATTGCGCGATCGGCTGGCGACGGTGATCGGCTATCTCTGCGGGGCGCGTAAGGCGGCTTGA
- a CDS encoding folylpolyglutamate synthase/dihydrofolate synthase family protein has protein sequence MADHAKSADPAVQAQLDRLWALSPGADVLGLGRITQLLARVGDPHLRLPPVFHVAGTNGKGSTCAFLRASIEAAGLTAHVYSSPHLVRFNERIRLAGKLIDDATLAVLLAEVLDAGGDIGASFFEVTTAAAFLAFARTPADACIVEVGLGGRLDATNIIPNPAVTGIASLGIDHEGFLLAPEAGTPDDPIVRIGFEKAGIAKSGVPLVTQTYPTPVAEEIAAVAERTGATLIARDHAWRAAIEQERLRYDDRAGALDLPLPALAGSHQADNAALAVAMLRHQTAISVSTNAMAEGIRTAHWPARLQRLSPGPIVLSDAPVWLDGGHNPDAGHRIAQHFAGSGAPLHLVIGMLANKDPEAIIGPLAMALGPRLRSIRAVPVPSHGCQSADAFAAVAARHGIAFAAFPDVSAALRSVKETVLIAGSLYLAGEVLRLNDEIPD, from the coding sequence GTGGCCGATCACGCGAAGTCGGCTGACCCCGCGGTGCAGGCGCAACTCGACCGGTTGTGGGCGTTGTCGCCCGGCGCGGATGTGCTGGGGCTTGGGCGGATCACGCAATTGCTGGCGCGGGTCGGCGATCCGCATCTGCGCCTGCCGCCGGTGTTCCATGTTGCGGGGACGAACGGCAAGGGATCGACCTGCGCCTTCTTGCGCGCGAGTATCGAAGCGGCGGGGCTGACGGCCCACGTCTATTCCAGCCCGCATCTTGTCCGCTTCAATGAGCGAATCCGGCTGGCGGGAAAGCTGATCGACGACGCTACGCTCGCGGTGTTGCTGGCCGAGGTGCTCGACGCGGGCGGCGATATCGGGGCGAGTTTTTTCGAGGTGACGACCGCCGCGGCGTTCCTGGCGTTTGCGCGGACGCCCGCGGATGCGTGTATCGTCGAGGTCGGGCTTGGCGGTCGGCTCGATGCGACGAACATCATCCCGAACCCCGCGGTAACCGGCATCGCCAGCCTCGGAATCGACCATGAAGGTTTCCTGCTCGCCCCCGAAGCGGGCACGCCCGACGACCCGATCGTGCGGATCGGATTCGAGAAGGCGGGGATTGCCAAGTCCGGCGTTCCGCTCGTCACGCAAACCTATCCAACTCCGGTTGCGGAGGAGATCGCCGCGGTTGCTGAGCGGACCGGCGCAACGCTGATCGCGCGCGACCACGCATGGCGCGCAGCGATCGAGCAGGAACGGTTGCGGTACGACGATCGTGCCGGCGCGCTAGACCTGCCGCTCCCTGCGTTGGCGGGATCGCATCAGGCTGACAATGCCGCGCTGGCGGTCGCGATGTTGCGGCATCAAACGGCGATCAGTGTCTCGACCAACGCGATGGCTGAGGGCATCCGCACCGCGCATTGGCCTGCCCGGCTCCAGCGGCTTTCCCCCGGTCCGATCGTATTGAGCGACGCGCCAGTGTGGCTCGACGGCGGGCACAATCCCGACGCTGGCCACCGCATCGCGCAGCATTTCGCGGGCAGTGGCGCGCCGCTGCACCTCGTCATCGGGATGCTGGCCAACAAAGATCCCGAGGCGATCATCGGGCCGCTGGCGATGGCGCTCGGTCCGCGCCTCAGATCAATCCGGGCAGTCCCGGTGCCGTCGCACGGCTGCCAATCGGCCGATGCGTTTGCGGCGGTCGCAGCCCGGCATGGCATCGCTTTTGCCGCCTTTCCGGATGTTTCCGCGGCGCTCCGTAGCGTGAAAGAGACGGTGCTGATCGCGGGGTCGCTGTACCTCGCCGGTGAAGTGCTCCGCCTGAACGACGAGATACCGGACTGA
- a CDS encoding DUF6628 family protein, producing the protein MTEATTVLQALPHALPTCGNARIALFAMRRMGAHGLGDARASHTMFTAFGEDFRRPLVLMRALMADLASASAGQIAIAHCCCARMTPAEFALVTILARVETAPETARFLMADLLGIRRVDGVLASAAAVAAAFADAGRPVTR; encoded by the coding sequence ATGACCGAAGCCACCACCGTTTTGCAGGCCTTGCCCCACGCGCTCCCGACCTGCGGCAATGCGCGGATCGCGCTGTTCGCGATGCGACGGATGGGCGCGCACGGGCTGGGCGATGCGCGCGCCTCGCACACGATGTTCACTGCGTTCGGCGAGGATTTCCGCCGCCCGCTGGTCCTGATGCGCGCGTTGATGGCCGACTTGGCTAGCGCCTCGGCGGGTCAGATCGCGATCGCGCACTGCTGCTGCGCGCGGATGACGCCGGCCGAATTCGCGCTGGTCACGATCCTCGCGCGGGTCGAAACCGCGCCGGAGACCGCGCGGTTCCTGATGGCCGACCTGCTCGGCATCCGTCGCGTGGACGGTGTGCTGGCCAGCGCCGCGGCCGTCGCTGCCGCGTTTGCGGATGCAGGGCGGCCGGTGACGCGTTAG
- a CDS encoding AmpG family muropeptide MFS transporter has translation MASVAGERTWWDGVRPYLERAPLAALALGVSSGFPYAMIGATLTTRLAQDGIDKKTVTAFSLAFLVYNLKFLWAWIVDGVRLPIIGRLGQRVSWLIVTGLLVIAAVWNLALVDPAADIFATATAAILVGVAGATFDIVIDAYRIEILEPRQLGVGSGMSQYGWRIGSAGAGALALVIATRGGWELAYMVCASFALPAMIAGLVVGEPERRREPTERKGLSAAVEAVWRPFVQFFARKGALLVLLFILVHKVGDTLANLTFRLLFDDLGFTGDEIAFYDVGIGFAAYLVGIFIGGVLYARMGMKKSVLLALVLMAVSNLSFALLAAAGHSNLGMAAAIGFENAASGFGGVVVIAYFSALCDLRFTAAQFALISAAASIVGRVATGTTAGALIEWMGYVDFYLLTTLLALPGVALFWWMSRSGLIDQSIGSAGTEGEGDARAEA, from the coding sequence ATGGCATCGGTGGCGGGTGAGCGGACGTGGTGGGATGGCGTTCGCCCGTATCTGGAACGCGCGCCGCTGGCCGCGCTGGCGTTGGGCGTGTCCTCGGGTTTTCCCTATGCGATGATCGGCGCGACGCTGACGACACGGCTGGCGCAGGACGGCATCGACAAGAAGACGGTCACCGCGTTCAGCCTGGCGTTCCTCGTGTACAATCTGAAATTCCTGTGGGCGTGGATCGTCGACGGCGTGCGGCTGCCGATCATCGGGCGGCTGGGACAACGCGTCTCGTGGCTGATCGTCACGGGCCTGCTGGTGATCGCGGCGGTGTGGAATCTGGCGCTGGTCGATCCAGCGGCGGACATCTTCGCGACCGCGACCGCGGCGATCCTGGTCGGCGTCGCGGGGGCGACGTTCGACATCGTCATTGATGCGTACCGAATCGAAATCCTCGAGCCGCGCCAATTGGGTGTCGGTTCGGGGATGAGCCAGTACGGCTGGCGGATCGGATCGGCTGGCGCTGGCGCGCTGGCGCTGGTGATCGCCACGCGCGGGGGGTGGGAGCTCGCGTACATGGTGTGCGCATCGTTCGCGCTCCCGGCGATGATCGCGGGGCTGGTGGTCGGAGAGCCCGAGCGGCGGCGCGAGCCCACCGAGCGCAAGGGACTGTCGGCGGCGGTCGAGGCGGTGTGGCGGCCGTTCGTGCAATTCTTCGCGCGGAAAGGTGCGCTGTTGGTCCTGCTGTTCATCCTGGTCCACAAGGTCGGCGACACGCTGGCCAACCTGACGTTTCGGCTATTGTTCGACGACCTGGGATTCACTGGCGACGAGATCGCGTTTTACGACGTCGGCATCGGCTTTGCGGCCTATCTGGTCGGCATATTCATTGGCGGCGTGTTGTACGCGCGGATGGGGATGAAGAAATCGGTGCTGCTGGCGCTGGTGCTGATGGCGGTCTCGAACCTGTCGTTCGCGTTGCTCGCCGCGGCGGGCCATTCGAACCTCGGCATGGCGGCGGCGATCGGGTTCGAGAATGCCGCGAGCGGGTTCGGCGGCGTGGTCGTGATCGCGTATTTCTCCGCGCTATGCGACCTGCGCTTCACCGCGGCGCAATTCGCGCTGATCTCGGCCGCCGCCAGCATCGTCGGGCGCGTCGCGACCGGCACGACCGCGGGCGCGCTGATCGAATGGATGGGGTACGTCGATTTCTACTTGCTGACCACGCTGCTCGCGCTGCCCGGAGTCGCGTTGTTCTGGTGGATGAGCCGCAGCGGACTGATCGATCAATCGATCGGGTCGGCGGGGACGGAAGGCGAGGGGGACGCGCGAGCGGAGGCCTAA
- a CDS encoding aromatic ring-hydroxylating dioxygenase subunit alpha: MNAPVLNLGARLEPTSGQLALASLLADGGSKRQAGITHVDASAYTDPARHAAEQARIFTKAPLVIAPSALLPEPNMAVPHDGFGKPLLIARDKTGTAHVFLNVCQHRGTRLVEGSEAVCAPRLVCPYHAWSYALDGKLVGLPRTDAFPGLDKADFGLKRLPTREAGGLIWFSFDEAADFAEADALGHDFDAFGLYGLHLFKRHTHDVPANWKLIMDAFLESYHVLRLHSETIGPFFKDGVSTGDMIGPHQRSAVGRDVDEAAVRAADWPTLRRAITYTYQMFPGTVLIVSPDYVNLMVLMPQAHDRVLVEDFMLIPEPPATDKALHHWEKSWNLLDGGVFGSEDFRAAALGQQGLSSGAIDRITLGTLEAGIRNFHDQVEARL; encoded by the coding sequence ATGAACGCGCCCGTCCTGAATCTTGGCGCTCGCCTTGAACCCACGTCCGGGCAACTCGCGCTCGCCTCGTTGCTAGCGGACGGCGGGTCGAAGCGGCAGGCGGGGATCACCCACGTCGACGCGTCGGCCTATACCGATCCGGCGCGGCATGCCGCCGAACAGGCGCGGATCTTCACCAAGGCGCCTTTGGTGATCGCCCCGTCCGCACTGCTACCCGAGCCCAACATGGCGGTGCCGCACGACGGTTTCGGCAAACCGCTGCTGATCGCGCGCGACAAGACCGGCACGGCGCACGTCTTCCTGAACGTCTGCCAGCATCGTGGGACGCGGCTGGTCGAAGGGAGCGAGGCGGTTTGCGCGCCGCGGCTGGTGTGTCCGTACCACGCGTGGAGTTATGCGCTCGACGGAAAGCTGGTCGGCCTGCCGCGGACCGACGCCTTTCCGGGCCTCGACAAGGCCGATTTTGGGCTGAAACGGCTGCCGACGCGCGAGGCGGGCGGCCTGATCTGGTTCAGTTTCGACGAGGCCGCGGATTTCGCCGAGGCCGACGCGCTCGGCCACGATTTCGACGCCTTCGGCCTGTACGGGCTGCACCTGTTCAAGCGGCATACGCATGATGTTCCCGCGAACTGGAAGCTGATCATGGACGCGTTCCTGGAGAGCTATCATGTCCTGCGGCTTCATTCGGAGACGATCGGCCCGTTCTTCAAGGACGGCGTGTCGACCGGCGACATGATCGGCCCGCATCAGCGCAGCGCGGTGGGACGCGATGTCGATGAGGCGGCGGTTCGCGCCGCCGATTGGCCGACGCTGCGCCGGGCGATCACCTACACCTATCAGATGTTTCCCGGCACCGTGCTGATCGTCAGCCCCGATTACGTGAATTTGATGGTGCTGATGCCGCAGGCGCACGACCGCGTATTGGTCGAGGATTTCATGCTGATCCCCGAACCGCCAGCGACCGACAAGGCGCTGCATCATTGGGAAAAAAGCTGGAACCTGCTCGACGGCGGCGTCTTCGGGTCGGAGGATTTCCGCGCCGCGGCGTTGGGGCAGCAGGGGCTGTCGTCAGGGGCGATCGACCGAATCACGCTGGGGACGCTGGAGGCGGGCATCCGCAACTTCCATGACCAGGTGGAAGCGCGGCTTTAG
- a CDS encoding response regulator: protein MLFGKKKRRIVRLLLVEDEPLIAFDTEHLLREQDYEIVATVDCVADAVAVIGDVADIHLVLVDVRLADGSGVDVARAAQGRAIPVIFASGDCPVEAESVGTGHLAKPYTPRGLLGAINAIEATLEGKSPRRLPTGFRLFERVSPG from the coding sequence ATGTTGTTCGGAAAGAAGAAGCGCCGGATCGTGCGGCTGTTGCTCGTCGAGGACGAGCCGCTGATCGCGTTCGACACCGAACACCTGCTGCGCGAACAGGATTACGAGATCGTCGCGACGGTCGATTGCGTGGCCGATGCGGTCGCGGTGATCGGGGATGTGGCGGATATCCATCTGGTGCTGGTCGACGTACGGCTAGCCGACGGCAGCGGCGTGGACGTGGCGCGCGCCGCGCAGGGTCGCGCGATCCCGGTCATCTTCGCATCCGGTGATTGCCCGGTAGAGGCAGAGTCGGTCGGGACGGGGCATCTGGCGAAACCCTATACCCCGCGCGGTCTGCTCGGCGCGATCAACGCGATCGAAGCGACGCTGGAGGGTAAATCTCCCCGGCGGTTGCCGACCGGGTTCCGTCTGTTCGAGCGGGTTTCGCCGGGCTGA
- a CDS encoding pseudouridine synthase yields MPTDKPDQRPEAKGGERIAKLLARAGIASRREVERMIQEGRIARDGVPLDTPATVLTSLRGITVDGEPVAAPEPARLFLFHKPTGTLTAERDFSGRPTIYDKLPKDLPRLVPVGRLDLNTEGLLLMTTDGGLKRQLELPATGVERAYRARAYGQVTQTQLEDLMEGVEIEGVRYGSIDANLERRTGANVWIEMVLTEGKNREVRNVLEYLGLRVSRLIRTRYGPFVLGDLPPGAIGEVAQNDLIAFRQTLGVKRGIDPMMPISVSGTGARAAPRPRAAPTGDRAPYDPAARKDARPARPQRPAGPGPDRAARPVGEGGRSARQPVRTSRAEKEAVRVPRPPRAPAARDAAPEPDVTLAPRPAKIERKAGWAKPKPKGRDKGKRK; encoded by the coding sequence ATGCCGACCGACAAACCAGACCAACGCCCCGAAGCCAAAGGCGGCGAACGTATCGCCAAGCTGCTCGCCCGCGCCGGAATCGCCTCCCGCCGCGAGGTGGAACGGATGATCCAGGAAGGGCGGATCGCGCGCGACGGGGTGCCGCTGGACACGCCCGCAACCGTGCTGACCTCCCTTCGCGGCATCACGGTGGACGGCGAACCCGTCGCCGCGCCCGAACCCGCGCGGCTGTTCCTGTTCCACAAGCCCACAGGCACGCTGACCGCCGAGCGCGATTTCTCCGGGCGTCCGACGATCTACGACAAATTGCCGAAGGATCTGCCGCGGCTGGTGCCGGTGGGGCGGCTCGACCTGAATACGGAGGGGCTGTTGCTGATGACCACCGACGGCGGGCTGAAGCGGCAACTGGAACTGCCCGCGACCGGCGTCGAGCGCGCCTATCGCGCGCGGGCATACGGTCAGGTCACGCAGACGCAGCTCGAAGATCTGATGGAGGGCGTGGAGATCGAGGGCGTCCGCTACGGCTCGATCGACGCCAACCTCGAACGCCGCACGGGTGCGAACGTGTGGATCGAAATGGTGCTGACCGAGGGCAAGAACCGCGAAGTCCGCAACGTGCTGGAATATCTCGGGCTGCGCGTCAGCCGCCTGATCCGCACGCGCTATGGCCCGTTCGTGCTGGGTGACCTGCCGCCTGGCGCGATCGGCGAGGTCGCCCAGAACGATCTGATCGCGTTCCGTCAGACGCTTGGCGTGAAGCGCGGGATCGATCCGATGATGCCGATTTCCGTCAGCGGAACCGGCGCGCGGGCCGCGCCCCGACCACGCGCAGCGCCGACCGGCGATCGCGCGCCTTATGATCCGGCCGCACGGAAGGATGCGCGTCCCGCGCGACCACAGCGGCCCGCGGGACCGGGTCCGGATCGCGCGGCCAGGCCGGTGGGCGAAGGCGGCCGCTCCGCCCGTCAGCCGGTGCGGACCAGTCGCGCTGAGAAGGAGGCCGTCCGCGTCCCCCGGCCACCCCGCGCGCCGGCTGCCCGCGACGCAGCGCCAGAACCCGACGTCACGCTCGCCCCCCGTCCCGCGAAAATCGAACGCAAGGCCGGTTGGGCAAAACCCAAGCCCAAGGGTCGCGACAAGGGTAAACGCAAGTGA
- the rsmD gene encoding 16S rRNA (guanine(966)-N(2))-methyltransferase RsmD, with protein MRIIAGQWRGRAIVAPKGEATRPTADRTREALFSMLASRLGSFDDLAVADLFAGSGALGLEALSRGAKTCLFVEHDKPALDSLRANAAKFGVRPDIRAASVMTLGPAPAPLDLIMMDPPYGTGAGVVALERLARLGWTGPATWISIESSKPEEIAVAGFTVDATRVHGKARLTLLREGLRAN; from the coding sequence GTGAGGATCATCGCCGGGCAATGGCGCGGCCGCGCGATCGTCGCGCCGAAGGGAGAAGCCACGCGCCCGACCGCAGACCGCACGCGCGAGGCGTTGTTCTCGATGCTCGCCAGCCGTCTCGGCAGTTTCGACGATCTGGCGGTCGCCGACCTGTTCGCGGGATCGGGCGCGCTCGGGCTGGAGGCGTTGTCGCGCGGCGCCAAGACCTGCCTGTTCGTCGAACACGACAAGCCCGCGCTCGATTCGCTCCGCGCCAACGCGGCCAAATTCGGCGTCCGGCCCGACATCCGCGCCGCGTCGGTCATGACGCTCGGCCCCGCGCCCGCCCCCCTCGACCTGATCATGATGGACCCGCCCTATGGCACCGGCGCGGGTGTGGTGGCGCTGGAACGGCTCGCGCGCCTCGGCTGGACCGGGCCTGCGACCTGGATCAGCATCGAAAGCAGCAAGCCGGAGGAGATCGCGGTAGCGGGCTTCACCGTCGACGCGACGCGCGTCCACGGCAAGGCGCGGCTCACATTGCTGCGGGAGGGGCTACGGGCGAACTGA
- a CDS encoding MFS transporter, whose product MTAPTSNRRILIASLVGTTVEFYDFYIYATAAALVFGPLFFPATSASAQLLAAYASLAVAFIARPVGAWVFGHYGDRIGRKSTLVASLMLMGGSTLAIAFLPTYQTAGYWAPLLLCMLRFGQGFGLGGEWGGAALLAVENAPPGWRGRFGMVPQLGAPLGFIAANGLFLLLGALMTQEDFLAWGWRLPFLLSIVLVGLGLWVRLKVAETPAFARMIEEGPPPAVPMGELLRGHWRVALGGTFGAVACFAVYYLATAFALGYATTTLGIDRQVFLALQLGAILFMGVGIALSGVWADRTSPAHVLTWGCVGAIVAGLLLAPGLGSGSLAIIFASLSFALLVMGFVYGPLGAWLPSLFPARVRYTGVSLAFNMAGIIGGGLTPVAAQALATRGGLMLVGLYLAAMSTMSLIALFMLRPRRDAAPISSPVAPPAAM is encoded by the coding sequence ATGACCGCGCCCACATCCAACCGCCGCATCCTGATCGCCAGCCTAGTCGGCACGACGGTCGAATTCTACGATTTCTATATCTATGCGACCGCCGCGGCGCTGGTGTTCGGGCCGTTGTTCTTCCCCGCAACCAGCGCGTCGGCGCAATTGCTCGCGGCCTATGCGAGCCTCGCGGTGGCTTTCATCGCGCGGCCGGTGGGGGCGTGGGTGTTCGGCCATTACGGCGATCGGATCGGGCGCAAGTCGACTCTGGTCGCGTCGCTGATGCTGATGGGCGGATCGACGCTCGCGATTGCGTTCCTGCCGACATACCAGACCGCGGGGTATTGGGCGCCGTTGCTGCTGTGCATGCTGCGTTTTGGGCAGGGCTTCGGGCTGGGCGGCGAGTGGGGCGGGGCGGCGTTGCTGGCGGTGGAGAATGCGCCGCCGGGATGGCGCGGGCGGTTCGGGATGGTGCCGCAGCTTGGCGCGCCGCTGGGGTTCATCGCGGCGAACGGGCTTTTCCTGTTGCTCGGCGCGCTGATGACGCAGGAGGATTTCCTCGCCTGGGGCTGGCGATTGCCGTTCCTGTTGTCGATTGTGCTGGTCGGGCTGGGGTTGTGGGTGCGGCTGAAAGTCGCGGAGACGCCGGCGTTCGCGCGGATGATCGAGGAAGGCCCGCCGCCCGCGGTGCCGATGGGCGAATTGCTGCGCGGTCATTGGCGCGTCGCGCTGGGCGGGACGTTCGGGGCGGTTGCGTGTTTCGCGGTCTATTATCTCGCGACGGCCTTTGCGCTGGGGTATGCGACGACGACGCTGGGGATCGACCGTCAGGTGTTCCTGGCGCTGCAGCTGGGCGCGATCCTGTTCATGGGCGTAGGCATCGCGCTGTCGGGGGTGTGGGCGGACCGGACCTCGCCAGCGCATGTGCTGACCTGGGGCTGCGTCGGGGCGATCGTCGCGGGGTTGTTGCTCGCGCCGGGGCTGGGATCGGGATCGCTGGCGATCATCTTCGCCAGCCTGTCGTTCGCATTGCTGGTGATGGGGTTCGTTTACGGCCCGCTCGGCGCGTGGCTGCCGTCGCTGTTCCCGGCGCGCGTGCGCTACACGGGCGTGAGCCTGGCGTTCAACATGGCGGGGATCATCGGCGGCGGGCTGACGCCGGTCGCGGCGCAGGCGCTCGCCACGCGCGGCGGGCTGATGCTGGTCGGGCTCTATCTGGCGGCGATGTCGACGATGAGCCTGATCGCGCTGTTCATGCTGCGCCCGCGCAGGGACGCAGCGCCGATCAGTTCGCCCGTAGCCCCTCCCGCAGCAATGTGA